The genomic DNA ttgctattctttttaattttttttttttaattttttatggcTTTTTAATATGCCATTTTCTTACCAAAATTGTATAGAAATAGAGGGTTCGCGTGGCCTAATGGATAAGGTGCTTGCCTCCGGAGCGAGAGATTATGGGTTCGAGTCCGATCGTGAAcgattttttagaaattacaccaaatattgaaaaaatttaaatcttatttaaatttgtaataatgcATGTAAAAAGTGAAAGGGAAAATGTGAACACTATacaaaaaaaggggaaaaaaagttGTAATAATGATATGCACACTGAATAATTCTTGTTGGGACAGGTCAGTTTCTTTGAATCGTCACTACTTTTGATCATATCTCGTCAGCTTCTTTCATGGGGTTTTGATCCTTTTGATTCCTTCACAAACCCTTTACTCATAATTTCACGTGGAATCTGTATGTAGGTGAACTCCTCGTCATTCCTCTGCTGCTCAAGAACTGTAAGAATTCTTCCCCTGTTCTTCCTCCTCCGaagaattttgatttcttttggggttttgattttgatttccaATTTCTGCATATCATTTCAAGAGATGGGTTTCTTGAATAATCGATAGAAACTGAGGAACCCCTTTTGTCTGAACTGATTTTTCTTGTTACCCTTTGTTTCATTTAGTAAAATGGTGTCGAGAACTGTGGATCTTCGTTCAGACACCGTCACGAAGCCAACAGAGGCGATGAGGGCTGCAATGGCGAGCGCGGAggttgatgatgatgtattGAAAAACGACCCAACTGCGTTCCGATTGGAAACAGAAATGGCGAAGATCATGGGGAAGGAGGCGGCTCTTTTCGTGCCTTCAGGCACTATGGGGAACCTCATAAGTGTTCTTGTTCATTGTGAAATTAGGGGTTCTGAGGTCATTCTTGGGGATAATTCTCATATccatatttatgaaaatggaGGTATTGCAACCATTGGAGGGGTTCATCCGAGGACTGTTAGGAACAATGGAGATGGAACTATGAACTTGGATTTGATTGAAGCTGCCATTAGAGACCCTCGAGGAGAGCTTGTGTTCCCAACTACAAGGCTTATTTGCTTGGAAAACTCACATGCTAAGTAAGGATTTGTCTTTTAGAGGCTTATTAGATACAAATTGGAGAATTTAAAGGACAAAATCTATAATATAACTTGATTTTGAACTGCTTTGAAAGTGCAGGGCTTAATTATTATAGTACTTTTCTAAAATGCAGCTGTGGAGGTAGATGTCTCACTGCGGAATATACAGACGGGGTCGGCGAATTAGCTAAGAAGCATGGTTTGAAGCTTCACATTGATGGTGCTCGTATTTTTAACGCCTCAGTTGTATGTAGAATGACTGAACTCCTTAATAGTAATAACGCCAATCGTATTCGAACCTTAatcttcttgttttgtttaattgtGTCCGAACTTGGAAACCTAAATTCGAGTCGCTCTTGAATTGATAAATAGTAGAGATGTGCATTTTGGCTAAAGATGAACACATTTGTTCTGCATCTGTTTAGAATGGTGTGTGTTAAACATAGGTGATCACTGATCACTGACCAGAATCCTTGAGAAAAACAGAGGTTTTTGAGCTGCTATCATTGAAAACTCTCCATTTGATGTAGTTTTTTGTTTGTCCTTGTTCTAGCAATGGTTTTCGATGTGAAATCTGTGTATTGCTTCGTACGTTTTTCCTCCATTTGTCATCATTTAGCGAATCTTTAGGCTTCGAAGTTCACGTGTTTGAGAACTGGATcgtctatattttattttcgcAGGCGTTTCGTTTGACAATAATCATCAATCcattgtttttgtgtttccaGGCACTTGGTGTTCCTGTTAACAGGCTC from Cucurbita pepo subsp. pepo cultivar mu-cu-16 unplaced genomic scaffold, ASM280686v2 Cp4.1_scaffold001895, whole genome shotgun sequence includes the following:
- the LOC111786528 gene encoding probable low-specificity L-threonine aldolase 1 produces the protein MVSRTVDLRSDTVTKPTEAMRAAMASAEVDDDVLKNDPTAFRLETEMAKIMGKEAALFVPSGTMGNLISVLVHCEIRGSEVILGDNSHIHIYENGGIATIGGVHPRTVRNNGDGTMNLDLIEAAIRDPRGELVFPTTRLICLENSHANCGGRCLTAEYTDGVGELAKKHGLKLHIDGARIFNASVALGVPVNRLVQAADSVSVCLSKGLGAPVGSVIVGSKAFITKARRLRKTLGGGMRQVGVLCAAALVAIQENIVKLEGDHENAKILADGINGTKGLHVESHLVETNIVCFCSLFI